In a single window of the Alphaproteobacteria bacterium LSUCC0684 genome:
- a CDS encoding TraR/DksA family transcriptional regulator — protein sequence MDAIQQQSMNVAREERRQRRLKLIRAALDRLDSDEYGYCLACGEDIPYKRLLADPATTCCVDCSA from the coding sequence ATGGATGCGATACAGCAGCAGTCTATGAATGTTGCAAGAGAAGAAAGACGGCAGCGCAGGCTGAAACTTATCCGAGCGGCCCTTGATCGTCTGGACAGCGATGAATACGGGTATTGCCTTGCCTGTGGTGAGGATATTCCCTATAAGAGGTTATTGGCTGACCCTGCCACCACCTGTTGCGTGGATTGCTCGGCCTGA
- a CDS encoding DMT family transporter, with translation MMVPRYWDVPILLILSLIWASSFGAIKIAVPEVGPAYIVAARCLIGGFLMLTVSLMVRRATWPRGIKAWLWLAMTGVISTATPFYLIAFAEQQISSGMTAILMTIGPIISIILAHAATEDEKITRSKVVGIGFGFLATIYLLRGGMTGFDAVEIVYPLAAMGAACCYAIGGLMAKRMVNVSAEVIAAVVLLSSGTFVLPFVLQDQVPAFTSLPLDVMTALLWLGLFPSGLAFYLRYFLIKRAGYSFVSYVGYLIPVFAVLIGLVLLDEMISLDTILAMAVILFGLMLTRSDREVSTLLKRMRY, from the coding sequence ATGATGGTGCCACGTTACTGGGATGTTCCCATCCTTCTGATCCTGTCGTTGATCTGGGCGTCATCCTTTGGTGCGATCAAGATTGCCGTTCCTGAAGTGGGCCCTGCCTATATTGTTGCAGCACGTTGCCTGATCGGCGGATTTCTTATGCTCACGGTAAGCCTTATGGTCAGGCGCGCCACATGGCCGCGTGGGATCAAGGCCTGGTTATGGCTTGCCATGACGGGAGTGATTTCCACCGCCACACCCTTTTATCTGATTGCATTTGCAGAACAGCAGATTTCCTCCGGGATGACGGCAATATTGATGACCATCGGGCCGATCATTTCAATTATTCTTGCCCATGCCGCAACGGAAGACGAGAAAATAACCCGAAGTAAAGTCGTTGGAATAGGGTTCGGCTTTTTAGCCACCATTTATCTTCTGCGTGGTGGGATGACAGGTTTCGACGCTGTTGAGATAGTCTATCCTCTTGCGGCTATGGGAGCCGCATGCTGTTATGCTATCGGCGGCTTGATGGCGAAGCGGATGGTTAATGTTTCGGCAGAAGTCATTGCGGCGGTGGTGCTGTTGTCCTCCGGCACTTTTGTTCTCCCCTTTGTGCTTCAGGACCAGGTCCCGGCTTTCACTTCACTGCCACTGGATGTAATGACCGCCTTGTTGTGGCTGGGACTTTTCCCATCCGGGTTAGCTTTTTATCTGCGGTATTTTCTTATCAAACGTGCGGGGTACAGTTTTGTTTCCTATGTTGGGTATCTGATCCCTGTTTTTGCCGTGCTGATCGGTCTTGTCCTACTGGATGAGATGATCAGCCTCGATACAATCCTCGCTATGGCGGTAATCCTGTTCGGGCTTATGTTGACCCGAAGTGACCGCGAAGTTTCAACTCTACTCAAGAGAATGAGGTATTAA
- a CDS encoding AAA family ATPase: MLHDPVSSDDETADDLARCFDEITEEISSVFIGRKRAVRLALNAVLAGGHLLIEDAPGTGKTALSRALSSCLGLDFKRIQCTNDLLPADITGMSVFDSTSGNFVFRKGPVFSQIVLADELNRAPSRTQSSLLQAMEEGWVTIDRDTHPLPRPFLVVATQNPREFIGTFDLPESQLDRFSLSMTIGRPEKSVQKMILGNSGKERAPDQVKILADAEKVSAWQKRVSEVVVDHAIIGYAIDLADRIEAEGQAMLSMRYRKQLVRLAQASALMDGREFVFPEDIQNVFYPSLRHRLIGLDRNERQALASSVIALTNLP; encoded by the coding sequence GTGCTTCATGATCCGGTTTCAAGTGATGATGAAACCGCCGATGATCTGGCCCGGTGTTTTGATGAAATCACCGAGGAGATTAGTTCTGTTTTCATCGGCAGAAAGAGAGCGGTCCGTCTCGCGCTGAATGCTGTTCTTGCGGGTGGCCACCTGCTTATTGAAGATGCTCCGGGAACAGGGAAAACGGCACTTTCCAGAGCTTTGTCTTCATGTCTTGGTCTTGATTTCAAACGCATCCAATGCACGAATGATCTACTGCCAGCGGATATCACCGGCATGTCAGTTTTTGACAGCACAAGTGGTAATTTTGTCTTCAGGAAGGGGCCGGTATTCAGCCAGATCGTTCTTGCGGATGAGCTAAATCGTGCACCTTCCCGCACCCAGTCTTCATTGTTGCAGGCCATGGAAGAAGGCTGGGTAACCATTGACCGCGATACTCACCCGCTGCCCCGACCGTTTCTGGTTGTGGCAACTCAGAACCCGAGGGAGTTTATCGGTACTTTTGATCTACCGGAATCCCAACTTGACCGCTTTTCCCTTTCCATGACTATTGGGCGCCCTGAAAAATCTGTGCAGAAAATGATTTTGGGAAATTCAGGGAAGGAGCGCGCACCTGATCAGGTTAAAATTCTGGCGGATGCCGAGAAGGTCTCAGCCTGGCAGAAGAGAGTATCTGAGGTGGTGGTAGACCATGCCATCATCGGTTACGCGATTGATCTTGCGGACAGGATTGAGGCCGAAGGTCAGGCTATGTTGTCAATGCGTTATCGAAAGCAGCTTGTTCGTCTTGCCCAGGCGTCTGCGTTGATGGATGGCCGGGAGTTTGTCTTTCCTGAAGATATTCAGAATGTCTTTTATCCCAGCCTTCGCCATCGGCTTATTGGTCTTGATCGGAATGAGCGTCAGGCGCTGGCAAGTTCGGTCATTGCTCTGACAAATCTGCCCTGA
- a CDS encoding DUF58 domain-containing protein: MMVLPRREGCMSGLAILGIFAISLRVQNNILLLLAVGLAVLFLLSFILSCKNVVGIKVELQHGQRLIASIEQQITFIIRATSPRHHLVLVMGADRHGFDLSEGSSRLKLRIKCDDRGWQSLPSLRIESDFPFGIARSWCRISPGRILVAPRPNYGQEHVFQDGCIPWSGDAQIADSIEDWRQGMSLSRIHWKRYAGTRRLTVKSAEDTTFVPLEIDYDVVRHFGHETALGIMSAAVLNAMHYHQAFVITLPDIRLSIDAGNGGEALDALAMA, translated from the coding sequence ATGATGGTTCTGCCGCGTCGTGAGGGATGCATGTCAGGTCTTGCCATCCTTGGCATTTTTGCCATCAGCCTGAGAGTGCAGAACAATATACTCTTATTGCTGGCGGTTGGACTCGCTGTTCTCTTTCTATTGTCATTTATCTTGTCTTGCAAAAATGTTGTGGGGATCAAGGTTGAACTTCAACATGGCCAGAGGTTGATTGCAAGCATAGAACAGCAGATCACGTTTATCATCCGGGCAACATCTCCAAGGCATCATCTGGTTCTTGTCATGGGGGCAGACCGACATGGATTTGATCTCAGCGAAGGATCGTCGAGATTAAAACTAAGGATCAAATGCGATGACCGTGGCTGGCAATCTCTGCCTTCGTTACGGATCGAAAGCGATTTTCCCTTTGGAATTGCTCGAAGCTGGTGCCGGATTTCCCCCGGCAGGATACTGGTTGCGCCTCGCCCGAACTATGGCCAGGAGCATGTATTTCAGGATGGTTGCATTCCATGGTCAGGTGACGCCCAAATTGCTGATTCTATTGAAGACTGGCGGCAGGGCATGTCGCTTTCGCGCATCCATTGGAAAAGATATGCAGGAACGCGGCGCCTCACTGTCAAATCAGCTGAAGACACAACTTTTGTACCGCTTGAGATTGATTATGATGTTGTCAGGCATTTCGGGCATGAGACGGCACTCGGCATCATGTCTGCGGCAGTCTTGAACGCGATGCATTATCATCAGGCTTTTGTGATTACGTTACCCGATATTCGTCTCAGTATTGATGCCGGTAATGGCGGGGAGGCGCTGGATGCTCTGGCGATGGCGTGA
- a CDS encoding transglutaminaseTgpA domain-containing protein, giving the protein MLWRWRENIPCLGRYHEAVLILWQFPLVLVFAIDPGPYVLLCWIASLLLMAVQRWRWMLLLLGLSLLYLHMIFPAPRVEFFIGMLIMILPLSWQSGDHRPLSPGGLAPTIFLVGTVFIFHVQFFLLMLLIVWLLSFLLWFSMIYAGWSFREIRIHWWRLLSLAFSISFIVVLIFALVPRINIGATPFLAHVQKQIRLTDQLTAEGFSNLLADDTIAFRAFPQDDVPSLTPYWRVFALDQQNENGWSRGERKSEKTIKMLSLDAPYRSFQILADRHDLGYLPVPGWPAHLGDDEYYLTPFAELENRSSSHQHATVKAYDVMVEISLDPRPWQGSTHLGDEGRLAKWAKDKRQKMSSDRDFANFLMANFRQNYAYSLTSSYVAGTSSQVLDSFFFKGKSGHCSLYAQALATAFRAAGIKANVVTGYLGGEWNSYGRYWIVRNNMAHAWVEARLDGGAWQRFDPSAMVSVSVAEQVAQLDFGQELLKTRPKTRQNPFWVETVYWIDSLNTRVTHMILQYDASPVKTLFKRFPGLDFVALFWILAGLMISGSLVAIMLIGVRVLFSGLHFISHPDQGRRLEGQLEHLLMQVASPRQAGEGLIDYAERSCVNWPERLKAQTCSLARRIYFIRFNPEPATRDRLKNLKRDIKMHRFLLQSIIDQQRNDERGSQKISVPYFPR; this is encoded by the coding sequence ATGCTCTGGCGATGGCGTGAAAACATCCCCTGTCTGGGTCGTTATCACGAAGCAGTCCTCATTTTGTGGCAATTTCCGCTTGTGTTGGTCTTTGCCATTGACCCCGGGCCATATGTGCTTCTCTGCTGGATTGCCAGTCTTCTTCTGATGGCGGTTCAGCGATGGCGGTGGATGCTGCTTCTACTTGGTCTGTCGCTGCTTTATCTGCACATGATCTTTCCAGCCCCAAGGGTCGAGTTTTTTATTGGTATGCTCATCATGATACTTCCCTTGAGTTGGCAATCTGGTGATCATCGACCACTTTCACCAGGTGGTCTTGCGCCAACTATTTTTCTGGTTGGAACAGTCTTCATATTTCACGTTCAGTTTTTTCTGCTGATGTTGCTTATTGTCTGGTTACTCTCGTTTCTGCTCTGGTTTTCGATGATCTATGCGGGATGGTCTTTTCGAGAAATTCGCATCCACTGGTGGAGACTGCTCAGCCTAGCCTTTAGTATTTCATTTATAGTTGTTCTGATCTTTGCACTTGTTCCAAGAATAAACATAGGAGCAACACCGTTTTTAGCCCATGTACAGAAACAGATCAGGTTGACCGATCAGCTGACTGCCGAAGGGTTCAGCAACCTTCTGGCAGATGATACGATTGCCTTTCGTGCCTTTCCCCAAGATGATGTCCCCAGTCTTACTCCATATTGGCGAGTATTCGCCCTTGATCAGCAGAATGAAAATGGCTGGAGCAGGGGGGAACGTAAAAGTGAGAAAACAATCAAGATGTTATCACTTGATGCGCCATACCGCAGTTTTCAAATTTTGGCCGACAGGCATGACCTTGGCTATCTTCCGGTTCCGGGATGGCCTGCACATCTTGGAGATGATGAATATTATCTCACGCCCTTCGCTGAGCTTGAAAACCGCAGTTCATCCCATCAGCACGCCACAGTAAAAGCTTATGACGTCATGGTTGAGATTTCATTGGACCCGAGACCATGGCAAGGCTCAACTCATCTTGGAGATGAGGGCAGGCTTGCAAAATGGGCGAAGGATAAACGGCAAAAAATGTCTTCCGATCGTGATTTTGCCAATTTTCTTATGGCAAACTTCAGGCAGAATTATGCGTATTCACTCACATCAAGTTATGTCGCTGGTACATCAAGTCAGGTGCTCGACTCGTTCTTTTTTAAGGGGAAATCTGGGCATTGTTCTCTCTATGCCCAGGCACTGGCAACGGCCTTCAGGGCCGCAGGAATAAAGGCAAATGTTGTGACCGGCTATCTTGGTGGAGAATGGAACAGCTATGGCCGATACTGGATAGTCCGAAATAACATGGCACATGCCTGGGTAGAAGCGAGGCTTGATGGAGGCGCCTGGCAGCGTTTCGATCCATCGGCAATGGTTTCCGTCTCAGTCGCCGAACAGGTCGCACAACTGGATTTCGGGCAGGAGCTACTCAAGACAAGACCAAAGACCCGCCAGAACCCCTTTTGGGTTGAGACAGTATATTGGATAGATTCACTGAATACCCGGGTTACACATATGATCCTTCAATATGATGCCTCGCCAGTGAAGACGTTATTCAAACGCTTTCCTGGTCTCGACTTCGTCGCTCTTTTCTGGATATTGGCTGGCTTGATGATATCAGGAAGTCTTGTTGCGATCATGCTCATTGGAGTCAGAGTCTTATTTTCCGGCCTGCATTTCATATCACACCCAGATCAGGGGCGGAGGTTGGAAGGGCAGCTTGAACATCTGTTGATGCAGGTTGCCTCGCCGCGACAAGCTGGCGAAGGACTTATTGATTATGCGGAAAGATCCTGTGTGAACTGGCCTGAAAGGCTGAAAGCCCAGACATGTAGCCTTGCCCGCCGTATATATTTTATCCGGTTCAACCCGGAGCCTGCCACACGTGATCGCTTGAAAAATCTTAAGCGAGATATCAAAATGCATCGTTTTTTGCTTCAATCCATAATCGATCAACAGAGGAACGATGAAAGAGGATCGCAAAAGATTTCCGTGCCCTATTTCCCAAGATAG
- a CDS encoding CHASE2 domain-containing protein, which yields MLAGVSNTGGFTTRTQNASHDLLNRLYPFEGNDEIAQKLVLIDIDETSISELGQWPWPRAVMAEMLDRIDRAGPLVIGIDILMTEEDRFSPANIARLSNTSETMLAAILPDGDTLLGQVLSRIPAVQATSLLEMETSRPIHAPVPITSIGFPSPSILSASGALTPVEALATSPGAGFVSLGLHADKTVRRMPMIARIKDRIIPSFSLEMLRLADKGKSHVMKQDRKTGRALTQIKTADHIITTDTDGHLLLHHGYNSRFPRISGVSILGKTDNTDWAETISGSFVVIGSTAAGLKDVHSTSLEPVLPGPYLHLQVLHQILSGRTLYSGPAIKSLEIMLAGMISYILALLMLRLPFIWSISLLSGCAVSAAVFYTEAFIRIGLIGNIYFTLGLMLGLSVIAISARAGFEESRRRKLKLAFSQYLSPAMVREIDSSGSAVSLGGRTMELTVLFMDIRGFTNLSEKLAENPQRLTSVVNFIMDQATAIILEHGGTLDKYIGDSLMAFWNAPIAREDHAACAIRAAIALEEALPTINRSIKTETDDLDQFPEIQIGIGIATGKTLVGNLGSSFRFNYSCIGDAVNLAARLEPFSKKTGLPISVSKATALASGRCDLIEVDRITLRGKREKTTVFSPLLLSSKTLHLHEHLQQERAAGNTTEMNSILRKLKNRKDYPQTLWSYYLGK from the coding sequence ATGTTGGCAGGGGTAAGCAATACAGGTGGATTTACCACACGCACGCAAAATGCATCTCATGATCTTTTGAACCGCCTCTATCCTTTTGAAGGCAATGACGAGATTGCGCAAAAACTGGTGCTCATAGATATCGACGAAACCAGCATCAGCGAACTGGGTCAATGGCCTTGGCCCAGAGCCGTAATGGCAGAGATGCTCGATCGCATTGATCGTGCAGGTCCACTGGTGATCGGGATTGATATTCTGATGACCGAAGAAGACAGGTTCAGCCCGGCAAATATTGCTCGCCTTTCAAATACCAGCGAAACGATGCTTGCGGCCATTCTGCCAGATGGCGATACTCTCTTGGGTCAGGTTCTATCCCGCATACCGGCGGTACAGGCAACTAGTCTCCTTGAAATGGAAACATCTCGCCCGATACATGCACCGGTGCCCATCACGTCTATTGGCTTCCCCTCCCCCTCCATTCTAAGCGCCTCTGGCGCTCTCACCCCAGTTGAAGCACTCGCCACCTCGCCAGGGGCAGGATTTGTCAGCCTTGGACTTCATGCGGATAAAACAGTCCGCCGGATGCCTATGATAGCCAGAATAAAAGACCGGATTATTCCATCTTTTTCACTTGAAATGCTCCGACTTGCTGACAAAGGCAAAAGTCACGTCATGAAACAAGATAGAAAGACTGGCCGGGCTCTTACACAAATCAAGACAGCTGATCATATCATCACCACAGATACGGACGGGCATCTACTTCTCCACCATGGGTATAATTCACGTTTTCCCCGCATCTCCGGGGTATCGATACTAGGTAAAACTGACAACACTGACTGGGCTGAAACTATATCTGGCAGTTTCGTGGTAATTGGCAGTACCGCTGCCGGGCTTAAGGATGTACACTCAACTTCACTGGAACCGGTGCTTCCTGGTCCATATCTGCACCTTCAGGTTCTACATCAGATCCTATCTGGCCGAACCTTGTATTCCGGGCCGGCAATCAAAAGCCTTGAAATTATGCTGGCGGGCATGATCAGCTACATCTTGGCACTTTTGATGCTTCGGCTTCCCTTTATATGGTCCATCAGCCTCCTTTCCGGGTGTGCAGTTAGTGCGGCCGTATTCTACACCGAAGCCTTTATTCGCATCGGACTCATTGGAAATATATATTTCACGCTTGGACTCATGCTGGGATTGAGCGTGATAGCGATCAGCGCGCGGGCGGGGTTTGAAGAAAGTCGCCGCCGGAAACTTAAACTTGCCTTCAGCCAGTATCTCTCTCCAGCGATGGTCCGAGAAATTGATTCATCAGGCAGTGCAGTTTCCCTCGGCGGGCGAACTATGGAACTCACAGTACTTTTTATGGATATCCGCGGCTTCACAAACTTAAGCGAAAAGCTGGCTGAAAACCCCCAGCGTCTCACATCGGTGGTGAACTTCATTATGGATCAAGCAACTGCCATCATTCTGGAACATGGCGGTACACTCGACAAATATATCGGCGATTCCTTGATGGCGTTCTGGAATGCACCTATTGCGCGAGAAGATCATGCGGCCTGTGCGATCCGTGCCGCAATCGCCCTTGAAGAAGCCCTGCCAACTATCAACAGGTCTATCAAAACGGAAACAGATGACCTTGATCAATTCCCGGAAATCCAAATTGGAATCGGCATTGCAACAGGAAAAACCCTGGTCGGAAATCTTGGATCAAGCTTTCGATTCAACTATTCATGCATTGGCGATGCGGTCAATCTTGCCGCCAGACTGGAGCCGTTCAGTAAAAAAACTGGTCTTCCCATTTCGGTCTCGAAGGCAACCGCACTTGCCTCCGGCAGATGTGATTTGATTGAAGTGGACCGGATCACTCTTCGAGGCAAGCGAGAAAAAACAACTGTTTTCTCCCCTCTCTTGCTCTCATCAAAAACCCTTCACCTGCATGAACATCTTCAGCAAGAACGCGCAGCAGGTAACACCACAGAAATGAATAGTATCCTCCGCAAGCTCAAAAACAGAAAGGATTACCCCCAAACGCTCTGGTCCTACTATCTTGGGAAATAG
- a CDS encoding type II secretion system F family protein: MPTTFRYKGKKNGRHMKGEIAANGPVEARSKLRAEGMREITLIRLKDKTPSALDLQITWGPFGSIPRKEILIFSKKLATMIRSGLPIMDALILVREQTRNKNLIAVIGKMISRLNSGASLSAAFRDHVRHFDNVYINMVDAGEISGKLDSFLDRLVEMLEKQQKIRAGIKTAMFYPVTLVVITLLISYGMLTRVVPTFQEMYEGLGAELPAPTQKIVDASDWIRDGSNLAFVSGTAFTIWLADRLLSRFLRPYLKMKGRIFLKLPLFGDIIMKATIARMSLLMANLLAAGVSVIDTLEVAQTVSGNLVFVDATSRIRGRITSGLELSTLFRDEPAFPLALSQLLAVGERTGNMDEMLTSIARYYEEEFDTVVEGLSAIIEPLMIVFVGAMIGVMVVALYLPIFSAGDAFS; the protein is encoded by the coding sequence ATGCCCACCACATTCAGATACAAAGGCAAGAAGAATGGCCGCCACATGAAGGGTGAAATCGCCGCTAATGGGCCGGTAGAGGCACGCTCGAAGCTTCGAGCTGAAGGCATGAGGGAAATCACACTCATCCGCCTGAAAGACAAAACACCATCGGCACTTGATCTCCAGATCACCTGGGGTCCCTTCGGATCAATTCCGCGAAAGGAAATTCTGATTTTCTCCAAAAAACTGGCAACGATGATTCGTTCCGGTTTGCCGATCATGGATGCTCTTATTCTTGTCAGGGAACAGACCAGGAACAAGAATCTCATCGCCGTTATCGGTAAGATGATCAGCCGATTAAATAGTGGAGCTTCACTTTCGGCGGCATTTCGGGATCATGTTCGCCATTTCGATAACGTTTACATCAACATGGTAGATGCAGGTGAAATATCCGGAAAGCTGGACAGTTTTCTCGACCGACTTGTTGAAATGCTGGAAAAACAACAGAAAATTCGGGCTGGAATAAAAACTGCCATGTTTTATCCGGTCACCTTGGTGGTGATTACCCTGCTTATCTCCTATGGCATGCTGACCCGCGTTGTCCCGACATTTCAGGAAATGTACGAAGGACTTGGTGCCGAACTCCCTGCTCCAACCCAGAAAATTGTCGATGCATCGGACTGGATCAGGGATGGAAGCAACCTTGCTTTTGTTTCAGGCACCGCTTTTACGATCTGGCTTGCCGACAGACTCCTTTCAAGATTTCTGCGCCCGTATCTCAAGATGAAAGGACGTATTTTTCTGAAACTCCCTCTTTTCGGTGATATTATCATGAAGGCGACCATAGCCCGAATGTCCCTGCTCATGGCAAATCTCCTGGCCGCAGGTGTCAGTGTGATCGATACGCTCGAAGTGGCACAAACCGTCTCAGGAAATCTGGTTTTTGTAGATGCCACCAGCCGGATCAGGGGGAGAATAACCAGCGGGCTAGAACTTTCGACGCTGTTCCGGGATGAACCTGCCTTTCCCCTCGCCTTGTCGCAACTTCTGGCCGTGGGTGAGCGCACCGGCAACATGGACGAAATGCTGACGTCCATTGCAAGATACTATGAAGAGGAATTCGACACAGTCGTTGAGGGCCTTTCAGCCATTATCGAACCTTTGATGATCGTCTTTGTGGGGGCAATGATCGGCGTAATGGTGGTAGCGTTATATCTGCCGATTTTCTCCGCCGGCGACGCCTTTTCCTGA
- a CDS encoding GspE/PulE family protein yields MTIYKDDVAEKVIRVLKTANRLDLEKLKMVQDELSAPSDVLEALLQDGNIDEDLVQTVLSRAYAIRRLKLNPGSRAVSLLPKDVIETNKALPYAVEGRFLKVAIVDPTTSSQAGNFKSLSNYNIEFQLIPLSTFENLRAHEKLRLVLDPKKSDEAQPRLHAGPSRSRRGRYQPENEERIPKFCDDILLTAINCNASDIHIEIFRETARLRFRIDGRLVVRNEFSDFLTRHYLSVITRLKIQADCDISEKRLPQDGAITIRHESEDIDFRFNVLPGKNGERIVMRILKGDPALKLDSIGLSETSFKKVLEAISAPQGMVLVTGPTGSGKTTTLYGALQWINNPALNIMTAEDPVEYYLEGIGQVQANEKIGLTFSNILRAFLRQDPEVILVGEIRDQETVDIAIKAALTGHLLLSTLHTNDAISTISRLMNMGVPPFMVSAAVSLIVAQRLARANCSNCLVEDNAASPESLIRLGFSEDQAGNVIPHRGAGCDVCNHTGYKGRRGIYEVLKINSELEGAILNGANPQEILSAARVDGFKTMQEIARDMIREKLISVEEYTRVLVLG; encoded by the coding sequence ATGACCATCTATAAAGATGATGTGGCTGAGAAAGTGATCCGCGTTCTGAAAACCGCCAACCGTCTTGATCTGGAAAAACTGAAAATGGTTCAAGATGAGCTTAGCGCCCCAAGTGATGTGCTTGAGGCTCTTCTTCAAGATGGCAACATAGATGAGGATCTTGTGCAGACGGTGCTATCCCGTGCCTATGCAATTCGGCGGCTGAAACTCAATCCGGGTAGTCGCGCGGTTAGCCTTCTGCCAAAAGACGTAATTGAAACCAACAAAGCACTTCCTTATGCCGTTGAAGGAAGATTTCTTAAAGTGGCCATCGTTGATCCTACAACTTCATCTCAAGCCGGAAATTTCAAATCTCTTTCAAATTACAATATTGAATTCCAATTGATCCCGCTTTCAACTTTCGAGAATTTGCGAGCACATGAAAAACTGCGGCTGGTGCTTGATCCCAAAAAATCTGATGAGGCACAACCCCGTCTTCACGCAGGCCCTTCACGAAGTCGCCGGGGCAGATACCAGCCGGAAAATGAAGAAAGAATCCCGAAATTCTGTGATGATATTCTGCTTACCGCCATAAATTGCAATGCCAGTGATATTCATATCGAAATCTTTCGCGAAACCGCCCGCCTTCGCTTTCGGATTGATGGAAGACTTGTTGTGAGGAATGAATTTTCAGACTTTCTCACCCGTCATTATCTCAGCGTTATCACGCGATTAAAAATTCAGGCTGATTGCGATATTTCGGAAAAACGGCTTCCCCAGGACGGGGCCATCACCATCCGGCATGAAAGTGAAGACATTGATTTCCGTTTCAATGTCCTGCCAGGGAAGAATGGTGAGCGCATTGTCATGCGTATTCTCAAGGGTGATCCCGCTTTGAAACTGGATAGTATCGGACTCTCAGAAACAAGTTTTAAGAAAGTATTGGAGGCGATTTCAGCCCCGCAAGGTATGGTTCTGGTGACCGGACCAACCGGGTCAGGCAAAACGACCACGCTTTACGGTGCGCTCCAGTGGATAAACAATCCCGCGCTTAATATCATGACTGCTGAAGACCCGGTTGAATATTACCTTGAAGGAATAGGTCAGGTTCAGGCTAATGAAAAGATAGGGCTCACCTTTTCCAATATTCTGCGGGCATTTCTTCGCCAGGACCCCGAAGTCATTCTTGTGGGTGAGATACGTGATCAGGAAACCGTGGATATTGCGATCAAGGCAGCTCTCACCGGGCACCTTTTATTGTCAACACTTCATACAAACGATGCCATCTCGACGATATCCCGGCTCATGAACATGGGCGTGCCGCCTTTCATGGTTTCGGCGGCGGTATCACTGATTGTTGCTCAGCGACTGGCTCGTGCCAATTGTTCGAACTGCCTTGTTGAAGATAATGCCGCCAGCCCGGAAAGCCTTATCCGTCTCGGATTTTCGGAAGACCAGGCCGGGAATGTAATTCCTCATCGTGGCGCTGGATGCGATGTCTGCAACCACACAGGCTATAAGGGTCGACGGGGAATTTACGAAGTTCTCAAGATTAATTCAGAACTGGAAGGAGCCATCCTGAATGGAGCAAACCCGCAGGAGATTCTGAGCGCTGCTCGGGTAGATGGGTTTAAAACCATGCAGGAGATTGCCCGAGACATGATCCGTGAAAAACTGATCAGTGTGGAGGAATACACAAGAGTCCTGGTGCTAGGTTGA